A single region of the Streptomyces sp. NBC_01262 genome encodes:
- the sqr gene encoding type III sulfide quinone reductase, selenoprotein subtype, translated as MDKSIVILGSGTAGTLTANRLRRMYDERECRITVVDQNDDHVYQPGLLFVPFGLAEPHALVRPRPRQLLDGIAYRSAEIDRVDLAAEQVHFTDGTSLGYDVLVVATGASLLPEETEGLTGPGWGEKVHTFYDLPGAVALHQALERFEGGRVVIDVADLPIKCPVAPLEFAFLADWYFQRRGIRDRVELTYVTPLDGAFTKPVAAKALGGLLEEKGIELVTEFALGEVDGAGGRLVSYDEREVPFDLAVVVPVHGGAEYVERSPGLGDELGFVPVDRHTLQHPDHPYVFAIGDAAGLPASKAGSVAHFEGEVLAHNIGRFLAGKPLDASYDGHTNCFIETGFHKALLIDFNYDTEPLPGHFPGALGLPLLKESRANHLGKLAFEWLYWHSLLPGRELPGIGSAMPEHGKTHTPA; from the coding sequence ATGGACAAGAGCATCGTGATTCTCGGAAGCGGCACCGCCGGCACGCTGACGGCCAACCGGCTGCGGCGGATGTACGACGAGCGCGAGTGCCGGATCACCGTGGTCGACCAGAACGACGACCACGTCTACCAGCCCGGACTGCTGTTCGTCCCCTTCGGCTTGGCCGAACCTCATGCTCTGGTCCGCCCGCGCCCGCGGCAGCTCCTGGACGGGATCGCCTACCGGAGCGCCGAGATCGACCGGGTGGACCTGGCTGCCGAGCAGGTGCACTTCACCGACGGCACCTCGCTGGGCTACGACGTGCTGGTGGTGGCCACCGGCGCGAGCCTGCTGCCGGAGGAGACCGAGGGCCTGACCGGGCCAGGCTGGGGCGAGAAGGTCCACACCTTCTACGACCTGCCCGGCGCGGTCGCCCTCCATCAGGCGCTGGAGCGCTTCGAGGGCGGCCGGGTGGTCATCGACGTGGCCGACCTGCCGATCAAGTGCCCTGTCGCACCCCTGGAGTTCGCCTTCCTTGCGGACTGGTACTTCCAGCGCCGGGGTATCCGCGACCGCGTCGAGCTGACCTACGTCACCCCGCTGGACGGCGCCTTCACCAAGCCGGTCGCCGCGAAGGCGCTGGGCGGCCTGCTGGAGGAGAAGGGTATCGAGCTGGTCACCGAGTTCGCGCTCGGTGAGGTCGACGGCGCAGGCGGCCGGCTGGTGTCGTACGACGAGCGTGAGGTGCCGTTCGACCTTGCAGTCGTCGTACCAGTGCACGGCGGCGCCGAGTACGTCGAACGCTCCCCGGGCCTGGGTGACGAGCTCGGGTTCGTCCCCGTGGACCGGCACACACTGCAACACCCGGACCACCCCTATGTGTTCGCCATCGGTGACGCGGCGGGCCTGCCGGCGTCCAAGGCCGGCTCGGTGGCCCACTTCGAGGGCGAGGTGCTGGCGCACAACATCGGCCGCTTCCTGGCCGGGAAGCCGCTGGACGCCTCTTACGACGGGCACACCAACTGCTTCATCGAGACCGGCTTCCACAAGGCCCTGCTCATCGACTTCAACTACGACACCGAGCCGCTGCCCGGTCACTTCCCGGGCGCGCTGGGTCTGCCGCTGCTGAAGGAGTCGCGCGCCAACCACCTCGGCAAGCTCGCCTTCGAGTGGCTGTACTGGCACAGCCTGCTGCCCGGCCGGGAACTGCCCGGCATCGGCTCGGCGATGCCCGAGCACGGCAAGACCCACACCCCCGCCTGA
- a CDS encoding peroxiredoxin: MTVVEQPITTSTRPPLIGDKAPGFEAESTHGPVRLADYTGRWLVLFSHPADFTPVCTTEFIAFTVLTDEFTARNVALLGNSVDSVHSHLAWTRSIQEKLGVRIPFPIIADLDTRVARAYGMLHPNTSGTAAVRAVFVIDPEQTVRAVLYYPMNAGRMIPEILRLVDALQTSDRDGVSCPANWRPGDDVVLGAPKTQAELDARLADETAKLADWYLATKPGTSI, translated from the coding sequence ATGACCGTCGTCGAACAGCCGATCACCACTTCCACCCGGCCTCCCCTCATCGGCGACAAGGCCCCCGGCTTCGAGGCCGAGTCCACCCATGGCCCGGTCCGGCTCGCCGACTACACCGGGCGCTGGCTGGTGCTCTTCAGCCACCCGGCCGATTTCACCCCGGTGTGCACCACCGAGTTCATCGCCTTCACCGTACTCACCGACGAGTTCACCGCCCGGAACGTGGCCCTGCTGGGCAACTCCGTGGACTCCGTCCACAGCCACCTCGCCTGGACCCGGTCCATTCAGGAGAAGCTCGGCGTACGCATCCCCTTCCCGATCATCGCCGACCTGGACACCCGGGTCGCGCGCGCCTACGGCATGCTCCACCCGAACACCTCCGGTACCGCCGCTGTCCGCGCCGTCTTCGTCATCGACCCGGAGCAGACCGTCCGGGCGGTGCTGTACTACCCGATGAACGCCGGGCGGATGATCCCCGAGATCCTGCGACTGGTGGACGCCCTGCAGACCTCCGACCGTGACGGAGTCTCCTGCCCGGCCAACTGGCGTCCCGGCGACGACGTCGTCCTCGGAGCCCCGAAGACCCAGGCCGAACTCGATGCCCGGCTCGCGGACGAGACCGCCAAGCTCGCCGACTGGTATCTCGCGACCAAGCCCGGCACCTCCATCTGA
- a CDS encoding OsmC family protein yields the protein MTHTAPDTTTPARPPVPDVHRLEVAHVDGDAYAVEVRGHQLLVDQPEDAGGQDTAPTPTELFAASLATCVAFYAGRYLHRHGLDRTGLRVRTEFTMATDRPARVDAIHAAVLPPPGLPEQRRAALLAVASHCTVHNTLHQPPEIGIELEP from the coding sequence ATGACCCACACCGCACCTGACACCACCACTCCCGCCCGTCCACCGGTACCGGATGTGCACCGGCTGGAGGTCGCCCACGTCGACGGGGACGCGTACGCCGTAGAGGTACGCGGCCACCAGCTGCTGGTCGACCAGCCCGAGGACGCCGGCGGGCAGGACACCGCCCCCACGCCCACCGAGCTGTTCGCCGCGTCTCTGGCCACTTGCGTCGCCTTCTACGCCGGCCGTTACCTGCACCGCCACGGCCTCGACCGCACCGGACTGCGGGTGCGGACCGAATTCACGATGGCCACCGACCGCCCGGCCAGGGTCGACGCAATCCACGCGGCGGTCCTACCGCCTCCCGGGCTGCCCGAGCAGCGCCGCGCCGCCCTCCTCGCCGTCGCCTCGCACTGCACCGTCCACAACACCCTCCACCAGCCGCCCGAGATCGGCATCGAACTGGAGCCGTGA
- a CDS encoding aminotransferase class V-fold PLP-dependent enzyme, with protein sequence MPARPATDQAPPTLPLLERIRRGIIGDDEMMDGPYGPRRVVYADYTASGRSLDFIEDFIRDHVLPRYANTHTESSSTGLQTTRLREDARRIIRDAVGGTHDDLVIFCGSGATAAVNKLVAILELRRPATAPPPPAIGVSPARTELRAQGRRPVVFVGPYEHHSNELPWRESIADVVVIDEDADGHVDLAQLEAQLLQYADRPLRIGSFSAASNVTGILTDTDRIARLLHAYGALSFWDYAAAAPYIPIRFAESAPCANDHKDAIFVSPHKFVGGPQTPGVLVVRRELVRNRVPTAPGGGTVSFVGPLGHRYLDDPVAREEGGTPAIVESIRAGLVVALKQAVGTDTIQAAEERHWRHTLHSWERNPAIEILGNHEAPRLSIVSFRIRHGDRRLHHNYVVALLNDLFGIQARGGCSCAGPYGHRLLAIDTATSHDVLDEVVHGCDGIKPGWIRINFNYFITDTVRDYLIDAVDLIATHGHRALPDYRFDPHTGGWHHRQAPAGPPLSLTDLTWEPDGRLTVPDHRVHADEYVLADQLADARTLLATRPDHLDDGPTGLPADFERMRWFHLPPACLEQARPSTR encoded by the coding sequence GTGCCCGCCCGCCCTGCGACCGACCAGGCGCCGCCCACGCTTCCCCTCCTGGAACGCATCCGCCGGGGGATCATCGGCGACGACGAGATGATGGACGGCCCGTACGGGCCCCGGCGCGTCGTCTACGCCGACTACACCGCCTCCGGGCGGTCACTGGACTTCATCGAGGACTTCATCCGCGACCACGTGCTGCCGCGCTACGCCAACACCCACACCGAAAGCTCCAGCACCGGCCTGCAGACCACCCGGCTGCGCGAGGACGCCCGCCGCATCATCCGCGACGCCGTTGGAGGCACCCACGACGACCTGGTCATCTTCTGCGGATCCGGAGCCACCGCCGCGGTCAACAAGCTGGTCGCCATCCTGGAACTGCGCCGTCCGGCCACCGCTCCGCCACCGCCCGCCATTGGGGTCTCCCCCGCTCGAACGGAGTTGAGAGCTCAGGGAAGAAGGCCGGTGGTGTTCGTCGGCCCGTACGAGCACCACTCCAACGAGCTTCCCTGGCGCGAGTCGATCGCCGATGTGGTCGTCATCGACGAGGACGCCGACGGCCATGTCGACCTCGCCCAGCTGGAGGCACAACTACTCCAGTACGCCGACCGGCCGCTGCGCATCGGCAGCTTCTCCGCCGCCTCCAACGTCACCGGCATCCTCACCGACACCGACCGCATCGCCCGTCTGCTGCACGCCTACGGCGCCCTGTCCTTCTGGGACTACGCGGCCGCCGCCCCTTACATCCCCATCCGATTCGCCGAGAGCGCCCCCTGCGCGAACGACCACAAGGACGCGATTTTCGTGTCGCCGCACAAGTTCGTCGGCGGCCCGCAGACCCCCGGCGTCCTCGTCGTACGGCGCGAACTGGTCCGCAACCGGGTGCCCACCGCACCCGGCGGCGGCACCGTCTCCTTCGTCGGCCCCCTCGGCCACCGCTATCTGGACGACCCGGTCGCCCGCGAGGAGGGCGGCACCCCGGCCATCGTCGAATCCATCCGCGCCGGACTGGTCGTCGCCCTCAAACAAGCCGTCGGCACCGACACCATCCAGGCCGCGGAGGAACGCCACTGGCGGCACACCCTGCACAGCTGGGAGCGCAACCCCGCCATCGAGATTCTCGGCAACCACGAAGCCCCCCGACTCTCGATCGTCTCCTTCCGCATCCGCCACGGTGACCGCCGCCTGCACCACAACTACGTCGTCGCCCTGCTCAACGACCTCTTCGGCATCCAGGCCCGCGGCGGCTGCTCCTGCGCCGGCCCCTACGGCCACCGCCTGCTCGCCATCGACACCGCCACCTCCCACGACGTACTCGACGAGGTCGTCCACGGCTGCGACGGCATCAAACCCGGCTGGATCCGCATCAACTTCAACTACTTCATCACCGACACCGTCCGCGACTACCTCATCGACGCCGTCGACCTGATCGCCACCCACGGCCACCGCGCCCTGCCCGACTACCGCTTCGACCCCCACACCGGCGGATGGCACCACCGACAGGCCCCTGCAGGCCCCCCGCTGAGCCTGACCGACCTGACCTGGGAACCCGACGGACGGCTCACCGTCCCCGACCACCGCGTCCACGCCGACGAATACGTCCTGGCCGATCAACTCGCCGACGCACGAACCCTGCTGGCGACCCGCCCCGACCATCTGGACGACGGCCCGACGGGCCTGCCCGCCGACTTCGAGCGCATGCGCTGGTTCCACCTGCCACCGGCCTGCCTGGAACAAGCCCGCCCCTCGACCCGTTGA
- the trxA gene encoding thioredoxin gives MPTAELTKDNFDEIVTGADIVLVDFWAAWCGPCRRFAPVFERAADQHPDIVFGKVDTEAQPELAASFQISSIPTLMAIRDKTVLYAQPGALPAPALEDLVTKIRAVDMDDVRRQLAARTADKR, from the coding sequence ATGCCGACCGCGGAACTGACCAAGGACAACTTCGACGAGATCGTCACCGGCGCGGACATCGTGCTGGTCGACTTCTGGGCCGCCTGGTGCGGCCCCTGCCGCAGGTTCGCCCCCGTCTTCGAGCGGGCCGCGGACCAGCACCCGGACATCGTCTTCGGCAAGGTCGACACCGAGGCACAGCCCGAACTCGCCGCGAGCTTCCAGATCTCCTCCATCCCCACACTCATGGCCATCCGCGACAAGACCGTCCTCTACGCCCAGCCCGGCGCCCTCCCCGCCCCAGCCCTGGAAGACCTGGTCACCAAGATCCGCGCCGTCGACATGGACGACGTACGCCGACAGCTCGCGGCGCGCACCGCCGACAAGCGCTGA
- a CDS encoding DUF302 domain-containing protein, translated as MRYNRTVHLDTDFATTVSRVREALAAQGFGILTEIDVTATLKAKLDQDMEDYVILGACNPFLAHRALETERTAGLLLPCNVVVRRDGNRTAVQALDPGTMVTLTGLDALRPVAEEATHRLDAALSSLTGDA; from the coding sequence ATGCGTTACAACCGCACCGTGCACCTCGACACCGACTTCGCCACCACCGTGAGCCGCGTCCGCGAGGCCCTCGCCGCCCAGGGATTCGGCATCCTCACCGAGATCGATGTCACCGCCACCCTCAAAGCCAAGCTCGACCAGGACATGGAGGACTACGTGATCCTCGGCGCCTGCAACCCGTTCCTCGCCCACCGCGCCCTGGAGACCGAGCGCACCGCCGGCCTGCTGCTGCCCTGCAACGTCGTCGTCCGCCGCGACGGCAACCGCACCGCCGTACAGGCCCTCGACCCCGGCACGATGGTCACGCTCACCGGACTCGACGCCCTGCGCCCGGTCGCCGAGGAGGCCACCCACCGCCTGGACGCGGCCCTCTCCTCACTCACAGGGGACGCCTGA
- a CDS encoding fluoride efflux transporter FluC yields the protein MGLLLVILGGAGGAALRYAAEKGMFQVWRGDPFPWAPFTVNFAGCFLLGVLLGILNAYDAPASVYVLIGGAITAFSIFGHQIVELLRNGQHGMAGMRALVGWFVGSAAAVAGVVVGMR from the coding sequence ATGGGCCTGCTGCTGGTCATCCTGGGCGGAGCCGGCGGCGCCGCACTGCGCTACGCCGCCGAGAAGGGCATGTTCCAGGTGTGGCGCGGTGACCCGTTTCCCTGGGCGCCGTTCACCGTCAACTTCGCCGGATGCTTCCTGCTGGGTGTCCTGCTGGGCATTCTCAACGCCTACGACGCGCCCGCATCGGTGTACGTGCTGATAGGTGGAGCGATCACGGCGTTCAGCATCTTCGGCCACCAGATCGTGGAACTGCTGCGCAACGGGCAGCACGGGATGGCCGGCATGCGGGCACTGGTCGGATGGTTCGTGGGCAGCGCCGCGGCCGTCGCGGGCGTCGTTGTGGGCATGCGCTGA
- a CDS encoding DUF190 domain-containing protein: protein MALDGMSARLTIHLSASAVWHHKPAYAEIVHRARRQGLAGASVFHGFEGYGIHLTIHHDKPSRLRAHGPCAVVVVDTEDRLRAFLGALEDILSVNGVAVLDRVEVHLPAPG, encoded by the coding sequence ATGGCGCTCGACGGGATGTCGGCCCGGCTGACCATCCATCTGTCCGCGAGCGCCGTCTGGCACCACAAACCCGCCTATGCCGAGATCGTGCACCGCGCGCGCCGGCAGGGCCTGGCCGGCGCCAGTGTCTTCCACGGCTTCGAGGGCTACGGCATCCATCTGACGATCCATCACGACAAGCCGTCCCGGCTGCGCGCACACGGCCCATGCGCGGTGGTCGTCGTCGACACCGAAGACCGCCTGCGCGCCTTCCTCGGCGCCCTGGAGGACATCCTCTCCGTCAACGGCGTCGCCGTCCTGGACCGGGTGGAGGTCCACCTGCCCGCGCCCGGCTGA
- the crcB gene encoding fluoride efflux transporter CrcB — translation MNWLLVIVGAMAGAPMRYLTDRTVQSRHDTVFPWGTFTANMVGCLILGLITGAVVAGGASSNVQLLLGTGLCGALTTYSTLSYETLRLAEEGARFFAAANAVASIVAGLGAAFTGAAVAQSIWA, via the coding sequence GTGAACTGGCTGCTGGTCATAGTCGGCGCCATGGCCGGAGCCCCGATGCGTTATCTGACCGACCGCACGGTGCAGTCCCGGCACGACACCGTCTTCCCGTGGGGCACCTTCACGGCCAACATGGTCGGCTGCCTCATCCTCGGCCTGATCACCGGCGCGGTCGTCGCGGGCGGCGCGTCCTCCAACGTCCAGCTCCTGCTGGGCACCGGACTGTGCGGGGCACTCACGACCTATTCGACCCTGTCGTACGAGACGCTGCGGCTGGCCGAGGAGGGCGCCCGTTTCTTCGCGGCGGCCAACGCGGTCGCGAGCATCGTCGCCGGTCTCGGCGCGGCCTTCACCGGAGCAGCGGTCGCCCAGTCGATCTGGGCCTGA